Proteins from a genomic interval of Scomber scombrus chromosome 11, fScoSco1.1, whole genome shotgun sequence:
- the LOC133990855 gene encoding nucleolin-like isoform X2, protein MSKTDATKRRKRQSKVVISEVGEEEDNTSTTKEIVGTESKDVEMEEAGEDSKMDTVIEVKGSTTTVTVSWDEKNEEQQGDDAEKRTNTSEQMTDKEVTDGKAAQTVRVSDEVCAETKAEDVQDKLESQMNTVTEESESTTTVNVTWEKKNKEGVSSDIEKKNKQMNDKETAVKGKRKAESTAQTSPSKKTKLINDGFCLFVGNLNHSIKFEEIKISLANYFNTQSLLFQDIRLDRSKKHAFVDLASEMDLTKALTLDGQMILDKPLKIAKAKVKSEDQVKVKASPEEKKTTHDAKCVFLKNVPYSATEKDILKIFPKAIAVRFPGGTEGPTKGIAFLEFQNEAIANRVRQRKQGAKIQGRVLIVDHVGKANTSKVGKAAKEDNNTKAAAPPNNTLFVSNLSPTVNEKNLRKVFQAAVTITIPQRNGKSRGFAFVEFTTVDDAEKALQSSQNIQIRKREVKIQFCEVKEKLQAAKVLLKTLIVMGLAKETTAETLKSAFDGALSARVAVDKETGVSKGFGFVDFESEENCKATKEAMEDCEIDGSKVKVAYAKQKGGPAHPVASGGSAGRPGGQPAGGQPAGQRAGGGKGGKGKKGGKGRGAGKSKDGVKEVKNKG, encoded by the exons ATGTCAAAGACAGAC gcTACAAAGCgtagaaaaagacaaagcaaaGTTGTCATCAGTGAGGTtggagaagaagaggacaaCACCAGCACTA CCAAAGAAATAGTTGGGACAGAGAGCAAAGATGTGGAGATGGAGGAAGCAGGAGAAG ATTCCAAGATGGACACGGTCATTGAGGTAAAAGGAAGCACAACTACAGTAACTGTGTCATGGGATGAGAAGAATGAGGAACAACAGGGTGATGATGctgaaaagagaacaaatacCAGTGAACAGATGACTGACAAAGAGGTGACTGATG GAAAAGCGGCTCAGACAGTCCGTGTAAGTGACGAAGTGTGTGCTGAGACAAAGGCAGAGGACGTCCAAGATAAACTAG AATCTCAGATGAACACTGTCACTGAAGAAAGTGAAAGTACGACTACAGTAAACGTAACCTGggagaagaagaacaaggaaGGAGTGAGCAGCGATattgagaagaaaaataagcagATGAATGACAAAGAGACGGCAG TAAAAGGGAAACGGAAAGCAGAATCCACGGCACAGACGTCCCCTTCAAAGAAAACTAAACTCATCAATGATG gtttttgtctttttgttggcAATCTGAACCACTCCATAAAGTTTGAAGAAATCAAAATTTCATTAGCAAATTACTTCAACACACAAAGTCTCCTGTTTCAAGACATCAGATTAGACCGTTCCAA AAAACATGCCTTTGTGGATTTGGCCTCAGAGATGGACTTGACTAAAGCCTTGACATTGGATGGACAGATGATTCTTGATAAGCCGCTGAAGATCGCCAAAGCAAAGGTTAAAAGCGAGGACCAGGTGAAGGTGAAAGCTTcaccagaggagaaaaaaa CGACCCACGAtgctaaatgtgtgtttctgaagAACGTCCCGTACAGTGCAACAGAGAAAGACATCCTTAAAATTTTCCCAAAAGCGATCGCTGTCAGGTTTCCTGGTGGAACTGAGGGACCAACCAAAGG TATTGCCTTTTTGGAGTTTCAAAATGAAGCCATTGCTAATAGAGTGAGACAGCGCAAACAAGGGGCCAAGATCCAAGGCCGGGTTTTGATTGTGGACCATGTAGGAAAAGCAAATACGTCTAAAGTCGGCAAAGCTGCTAAAGAAGACAACAACACAAAAG ctgcagctcctccaaaCAACACACTATTTGTGAGCAACCTGTCCCCTACCGTGAATGAAAAAAACCTGAGGAAAGTCTTTCAGGCAGCTGTCACTATCACCATACCTCAAAGGAATGGCAAATCCAGAGG ATTCGCCTTTGTCGAGTTTACAACCGTGGACGACGCTGAAAAAGCCCTGCAGTCATCCCAAAACATTCAGATCAGAAAAAGGGAGGTCAAAATACAGTTCTGTGAGGTGAAAGAAAAGCTGCAGGCAGCAAAAG tCCTGTTAAAAACACTGATTGTGATGGGCCTTGCTAAGGAGACGACGGCAGAGACTCTTAAAAGTGCCTTTGATGGAGCTCTCAGTGCAAGAGTCGCTGTAGACAAAGAGACAGGAGTTTCAAAAGG GTTTGGTTTTGTGGACTTTGAAAGTGAAGAAAACTGTAAAGCCACCAAAGAAGCCATGGAGGACTGTGAGATAGACGGAAGCAAAGTAAAGGTGGCTTACGCCAAACAAAAGGGTGGACCAGCCCACCCAGTTGCCAGCGGAGGCTCAGCAGGGCGTCCTGGTGGACAGCCTGCAGGTGGACAGCCTGCAGGGCAGCGTGCAGGTGGAGGCAAAGGTGGAAAAGGCAAAAAAGGAG GAAAAGGACGTGGAGCTGGCAAGTCTAAGGATGGTGttaaagaagtgaaaaataaaGGCTAA
- the gk5 gene encoding putative glycerol kinase 5: protein MGSQRNGFRKESFILSVDVGTTSIKCHVYDKEAKIRGSCTTKVVPLYPEVGQVEMDPDALWKGFITVVKGAVQDTGVQMRQIEALGISTQRGTFTTWDRKTGEPFHNFISWQDQRAADLVKSWNRSWTMKAIHGVMKVLYFLTRQKRSLAASLIVFSTQHVTFRLVWALTHYKQVCKAVAEGNCCFGTIDTWLLFKLTKGRVFATDYSNASATGIFDSYQMCWSGFLCSLVSLPFSIFPKVENTGHDFGSTDSSIFGVSIPIMSVMADQQAAMFGECCFDVGDVKITMGTGTFMNINTGSKPHTSVAGLYPVVGWKIGSEVVYLAEGNAADTGTAIKWAQKLELFSDVQDTRDMAYSVSDSDGVCFVPSFSGLQAPLNDPKACASFMGLKPSTTKCHLVRAILESIAFRNKQLYETMLRETHIPITKIRVDGGVSSNDFIMQLTADLFGRKVARPQHNEMSCLGAGFVAGLGVGFWKTREELKKLQITDDLFSPQVGHKEGFGNPIREYTPILQSWERALRRSMNWYNKP from the exons ATGGGGAGTCAGAGGAACGGATTCAGAAAGGAGAGCTTCATCCTGTCAGTGGACGTCGGTACAACATCTATCAAGTGTCACGTTTATGACAAGGAGGCAAAAATCAGAGGATCATGCACTACCAAG GTTGTTCCCCTGTATCCAGAGGTAGGACAGGTGGAAATGGACCCAGATGCATTATGGAAAGGGTTTATTACCGTGGTCAAGGGAGCTGTTCAAG ATACAGGAGTACAAATGCGTCAAATAGAGGCTCTTGGTATCTCTACTCAGCGAGGCACCTTCACAACATGGGACAG GAAAACTGGGGAGCCTTTCCATAACTTCATCAGCTGGCAGGACCAGAGAGCTGCAGACCTGGTGAAGTCCTGGAACAGGTCATGGACCATGAAA GCAATCCATGGTGTGATGAAGGTGCTTTACTTCCTGACCAGGCAGAAACGGTCCCTTGCAGCGAGCCTTATTGTCTTCTCCACCCAACATGTGACCTTTCGCCTAGTCTGGGCTCTTACACACTacaagcag gtTTGTAAAGCAGTAGCTGAAGGCAACTGCTGCTTTGGAACAATAGACACCTGGCTCCTGTTCAAACTCACAAAag GACGCGTCTTTGCAACAGACTACTCCAATGCCAGTGCAACAGGGATTTTTGACTCTTATCAG ATGTGTTGGAGTGGGTTTCTCTGCTCTCTTGTTTCTCTGCCTTTCTCTATTTTCCCCAAAGTAGAAAATACAGG TCATGACTTTGGTTCCACAGACTCGTCTATCTTCGGAGTATCCATTCCCATCATGTCAGTG ATGGCGGACCAGCAGGCAGCCATGTTTGGAGAGTGCTGCTTTGATGTAGGTGATGTCAAGATCACCATGGGAACAGGTACCTTCATGAACATCAACACCGGCAGCAAACCACACACTTCTGTAGCAG GTTTGTATCCTGTGGTGGGCTGGAAGATCGGCTCAGAGGTGGTTTATCTGGCTGAGGGCAATGCAGCAGATACTGGCACCGCTATCAAATGGGCGCAGAAGCTAG agCTCTTCTCTGATGTGCAGGACACCAGGGATATGGCTTACAGTGTCAGTGACTCAGACGGAGTGTGTTTCGTCCCTTCTTTCAGTGGCCTGCAG GCTCCTCTAAACGACCCTAAAGCTTGTGCTTCCTTCATGGGCCTCAAACCCTCCACCACCAAATGTCATCTGGTCCGTGCCATTCTGGAGTCCATCGCTTTCAG AAACAAGCAGCTATATGAGACGATGCTAAGAGAAACTCACATTCCTATCACCAAGATCAG GGTGGATGGTGGGGTATCCTCAAATGACTTCATCATGCAGCTGACTGCAGACCTGTTTGGGAGGAAGGTAGCCAGACCCCAACACAATGAAATGTCGTGTCTGGGGGCTGGTTTTGTCGCTGGACTTGGAGTGG GCTTCTGGAAAACCAGAGAAGAGCTGAAGAAGCTGCAGATCACTGATGACTTGTTCAGCCCTCAAGTAGGACACAAAGAAGGTTTTGGTAACCCAATTCGGGAGTACACCCCCATCCTCCAGAGCTGGGAGAGAGCTCTGCGACGCTCCATGAATTGGTACAACAAGCCCTGA
- the LOC133990855 gene encoding nucleolin-like isoform X1, which produces MSKTDATKRRKRQSKVVISEVGEEEDNTSTTKEIVGTESKDVEMEEAGEDSKMDTVIEVKGSTTTVTVSWDEKNEEQQGDDAEKRTNTSEQMTDKEVTDGKAAQTVRVSDEVCAETKAEDVQDKLESQMNTVTEESESTTTVNVTWEKKNKEGVSSDIEKKNKQMNDKETAAVKGKRKAESTAQTSPSKKTKLINDGFCLFVGNLNHSIKFEEIKISLANYFNTQSLLFQDIRLDRSKKHAFVDLASEMDLTKALTLDGQMILDKPLKIAKAKVKSEDQVKVKASPEEKKTTHDAKCVFLKNVPYSATEKDILKIFPKAIAVRFPGGTEGPTKGIAFLEFQNEAIANRVRQRKQGAKIQGRVLIVDHVGKANTSKVGKAAKEDNNTKAAAPPNNTLFVSNLSPTVNEKNLRKVFQAAVTITIPQRNGKSRGFAFVEFTTVDDAEKALQSSQNIQIRKREVKIQFCEVKEKLQAAKVLLKTLIVMGLAKETTAETLKSAFDGALSARVAVDKETGVSKGFGFVDFESEENCKATKEAMEDCEIDGSKVKVAYAKQKGGPAHPVASGGSAGRPGGQPAGGQPAGQRAGGGKGGKGKKGGKGRGAGKSKDGVKEVKNKG; this is translated from the exons ATGTCAAAGACAGAC gcTACAAAGCgtagaaaaagacaaagcaaaGTTGTCATCAGTGAGGTtggagaagaagaggacaaCACCAGCACTA CCAAAGAAATAGTTGGGACAGAGAGCAAAGATGTGGAGATGGAGGAAGCAGGAGAAG ATTCCAAGATGGACACGGTCATTGAGGTAAAAGGAAGCACAACTACAGTAACTGTGTCATGGGATGAGAAGAATGAGGAACAACAGGGTGATGATGctgaaaagagaacaaatacCAGTGAACAGATGACTGACAAAGAGGTGACTGATG GAAAAGCGGCTCAGACAGTCCGTGTAAGTGACGAAGTGTGTGCTGAGACAAAGGCAGAGGACGTCCAAGATAAACTAG AATCTCAGATGAACACTGTCACTGAAGAAAGTGAAAGTACGACTACAGTAAACGTAACCTGggagaagaagaacaaggaaGGAGTGAGCAGCGATattgagaagaaaaataagcagATGAATGACAAAGAGACGGCAG CAGTAAAAGGGAAACGGAAAGCAGAATCCACGGCACAGACGTCCCCTTCAAAGAAAACTAAACTCATCAATGATG gtttttgtctttttgttggcAATCTGAACCACTCCATAAAGTTTGAAGAAATCAAAATTTCATTAGCAAATTACTTCAACACACAAAGTCTCCTGTTTCAAGACATCAGATTAGACCGTTCCAA AAAACATGCCTTTGTGGATTTGGCCTCAGAGATGGACTTGACTAAAGCCTTGACATTGGATGGACAGATGATTCTTGATAAGCCGCTGAAGATCGCCAAAGCAAAGGTTAAAAGCGAGGACCAGGTGAAGGTGAAAGCTTcaccagaggagaaaaaaa CGACCCACGAtgctaaatgtgtgtttctgaagAACGTCCCGTACAGTGCAACAGAGAAAGACATCCTTAAAATTTTCCCAAAAGCGATCGCTGTCAGGTTTCCTGGTGGAACTGAGGGACCAACCAAAGG TATTGCCTTTTTGGAGTTTCAAAATGAAGCCATTGCTAATAGAGTGAGACAGCGCAAACAAGGGGCCAAGATCCAAGGCCGGGTTTTGATTGTGGACCATGTAGGAAAAGCAAATACGTCTAAAGTCGGCAAAGCTGCTAAAGAAGACAACAACACAAAAG ctgcagctcctccaaaCAACACACTATTTGTGAGCAACCTGTCCCCTACCGTGAATGAAAAAAACCTGAGGAAAGTCTTTCAGGCAGCTGTCACTATCACCATACCTCAAAGGAATGGCAAATCCAGAGG ATTCGCCTTTGTCGAGTTTACAACCGTGGACGACGCTGAAAAAGCCCTGCAGTCATCCCAAAACATTCAGATCAGAAAAAGGGAGGTCAAAATACAGTTCTGTGAGGTGAAAGAAAAGCTGCAGGCAGCAAAAG tCCTGTTAAAAACACTGATTGTGATGGGCCTTGCTAAGGAGACGACGGCAGAGACTCTTAAAAGTGCCTTTGATGGAGCTCTCAGTGCAAGAGTCGCTGTAGACAAAGAGACAGGAGTTTCAAAAGG GTTTGGTTTTGTGGACTTTGAAAGTGAAGAAAACTGTAAAGCCACCAAAGAAGCCATGGAGGACTGTGAGATAGACGGAAGCAAAGTAAAGGTGGCTTACGCCAAACAAAAGGGTGGACCAGCCCACCCAGTTGCCAGCGGAGGCTCAGCAGGGCGTCCTGGTGGACAGCCTGCAGGTGGACAGCCTGCAGGGCAGCGTGCAGGTGGAGGCAAAGGTGGAAAAGGCAAAAAAGGAG GAAAAGGACGTGGAGCTGGCAAGTCTAAGGATGGTGttaaagaagtgaaaaataaaGGCTAA